The Funiculus sociatus GB2-C1 genome segment GTGCGCCTCGCCATACAGCTTCTAACTTTTCTCCGGAAGTCGGTACTAAACGAGCAAGTTCAACAACTTCTCCAACATGATCGACTTCAAGTTCTTCGTGGAGGGTAATCCAAGTCAGCTTCTCAGATGCGATCGCATTTTGTCTACGAATTTCCTGTCCCAAACATTGATCAATTTGCAGTGCGCTGACTTCACTAGCAATAAACCCCCCAAGTCCTTCGTAAGGATCTTGGATGAAGAAAAGCTTTTCACCGCGTTGACCGAATTCGCGACCAGGTGCCAGAAGTTCTTCAGTATAATCAGCTAAACGCCAAGGTTCCAGACCATCAACCATACGCTGTAGCATCACGCTGTGAATACGAGAAAAGTCTCCTTCGCCAAGTTCTTCGTTCAACTGTTTGGCAATGATACTACGCATATAATTGTCATCTATCCGAGCAGCCAAATTTGCAAGCCAACGCACGAAATTTTTGGATACTCCCCCTTCTACATTCATATTCGTGGT includes the following:
- a CDS encoding iron-containing redox enzyme family protein, whose product is MQILERTLPPAEEIVRLYEQQTLAEHPLFQRLKQEPVNLTAIWIFTTNMNVEGGVSKNFVRWLANLAARIDDNYMRSIIAKQLNEELGEGDFSRIHSVMLQRMVDGLEPWRLADYTEELLAPGREFGQRGEKLFFIQDPYEGLGGFIASEVSALQIDQCLGQEIRRQNAIASEKLTWITLHEELEVDHVGEVVELARLVPTSGEKLEAVWRGAQEMRLAIIAFLDGLYRVSFS